Proteins from one Nicotiana tabacum cultivar K326 chromosome 23, ASM71507v2, whole genome shotgun sequence genomic window:
- the LOC107821537 gene encoding zinc transporter 4, chloroplastic — MSFIEDLVPFFFMDPKSREKTGAFSDTIMLKLYQSVSNTTCGSADEEIEGCRDSSAALTLKIVAISAILIASTCGVGIPLVGKKHRFLRTDSNLFLTVKAFAAGVILSTGFVHILPGATSSLTNPCLPKFPWLKFPFAGFIAMMAALATLVVDFVGTQYYERKQEKQSQKDQIDSVDLVSESAIVPVEPKARNEKLFGEEDGGAIHIVGMHAHAAHHRHSHSQEQGACQGNVREHSHGHSHSHSFGGGDEEGGGRHVVVSQVLELGIVSHSLIIGIALGVSESPCTIRPLLVALSFHQFFEGFALGGCISQAQFNSLRSTIMATFFAVTTPLGIAIGILASSSYNPHSPRALVVEGILNSISSGILIYMALVDLIAADFLSKRMSCNTRLQIVSYFALFLGAGLMSLLAIWA; from the exons ATGTCGTTCATTGAG GATCTCGTGCCCTTCTTTTTTATGGACCCAAAATCTAGAGAAAAGACTGGGGCTTTCTCAG ATACCATTATGCTGAAACTTTATCAATCTGTTTCCAATACCACCTGTGGCAGTGCTGATGAAGAAATAGAAGGCTGCCGAGACAGCTCGGCTGCTCTCACCCTTAAAATTGTGGCTATCTCTGCCATCCTCATAGCTAGCACTTGCGGAGTTGGTATTCCATTAGTTGGCAAGAAGCATCGGTTCCTCCGAACTGACTCCAATCTCTTTCTTACTGTTAAAGCCTTTGCTGCTGGTGTCATCCTCTCTACAGGATTTGTCCACATATTACCAGGCGCCACCTCATCATTAACTAATCCTTGCCTTCCGAAATTTCCTTGGTTGAAATTCCCTTTTGCTGGTTTTATTGCTATGATGGCTGCATTGGCTACGTTGGTGGTTGACTTTGTTGGGACTCAGTATTATGAGAGGAAGCAAGAGAAACAAAGCCAAAAAGATCAGATTGATTCAGTGGATTTGGTGTCAGAATCAGCTATTGTACCGGTTGAACCAAAGGCAAGGAATGAGAAATTGTTTGGTGAAGAAGACGGTGGTGCAATACACATTGTTGGGATGCATGCACATGCAGCTCATCACAGACATAGCCATTCACAAGAACAAGGGGCATGTCAAGGGAACGTGAGGGAGCATTCCCATGGTCATTCGCACTCCCATAGCTTTGGTGGTGGAGATGAGGAAGGTGGAGGGAGGCATGTTGTTGTTTCTCAG GTCTTGGAGCTGGGGATAGTATCACATTCTCTCATAATAGGCATAGCATTGGGTGTTTCAGAAAGTCCGTGCACAATTAGACCCTTGCTTGTGGCCTTGTCGTTCCACCAGTTCTTCGAAGGTTTTGCGTTAGGAGGCTGCATCTCACAGGCACAGTTCAATTCCCTCCGTTCCACTATAATGGCAACGTTTTTCGCCGTAACAACACCCTTGGGAATTGCTATAGGGATTCTAGCTTCTTCGTCGTACAATCCACATAGCCCAAGAGCTTTGGTGGTGGAAGGGATCCTAAACTCTATATCTTCTGGAATTCTAATCTACATGGCTTTAGTAGACCTAATTGCTGCAGATTTCTTGAGTAAGAGAATGAGCTGCAATACAAGGCTTCAAATAGTATCTTATTTTGCACTATTCTTAGGGGCTGGACTCATGTCCCTTCTTGCAATATGGGCATGA